The stretch of DNA ATCCATTTGCCGCCCGACCGGCTACGGCGGGTGTGGCCGACGCTGCCGAGCGCGTCGTACTGACCGTCGCGGCCGACTCGCCCGTACGGACGGCGCTCGACCGCCCGAGCTATCGCCAGTACCTCCGCCGGTCCCGGGACGGTCCCGTCCGTCCGGGCGAGACGTGGGCCGAGACCGCCCCGCGTGGCTGCGGGACCACGGAGCCGATCTCGCTTCGCGTCGCCGCCGTCGAGGGTGGGACCGTCCTCGGTCCGGAGACGGCGATCGAGTTCGAGTACGCGAGCGAGTGAGCGGACGGACTCGACCGGTCTCGTGCGGCCGATCACCGGGACCGCCGACGCGGTCGGGGGTCAAGTCTTTCTCTGCCGTCCCGCCTCAGAACGGGAACTCGTCCCTGACCGACTGGAACGCGAGCCGGCCGAGCAGCTGTGCGGGGCCGCGCTTCGGCAGGTCGCGGGCGATACTCGTCTTGCTCGGCGGCTCGCTTCCGCCGATGCCGAGCTCCCAGTCCGTCTCCGAGGCGAAGCGGTCGACCGCCGACTCCGCCCGCTCGCACACCGCCTCGGCGTCCATCGTCTCCACCACGCCGTCCGCCATCAGCACCTCGCCGTCGACGACGACCGTCTCCACGTCGGCCGGTGCCGCGTTGTTGGCGACCTGGGCCGGCACGTTGGTCAGCGGGGTGAACTTCGGTTTCTCCACGTCAAGCACGATCAGGTCGGCCCGCTTGCCGGACTCGATGCTGCCGATCTCGTCGCCGACGCCGAGCGCCTCTGCCCCCTCGATGGTCAGCATCCGGACCAGTTCCATCGAGTCGTACTGCCCGGCCGAGCGCTTGAGGTTGGCCGCGAGCCTGGCCTGTCGCGCCTCGCCGAACATATCGTAGGAGTCGTGCCAGTAGTGGTCGTCGATGCCCAGTCCGACGTCGACGCCCGCCGCACGGAGCTCGGGCACCGGCGTCCACTGCACGTCACCGCCCGTGTTCCAGTAGCAGAAGATCGACGGACAGTGTGCGACCGACGCGTCCGCCTCGGCGGTCCGTCGGACGTCCTCGTCGTCCGCGAGCCGGAAGTGAGCGGCCACCAGTCGGTCGTCGAGGAGGCCGACGTCGTCGAGCAGGGCCAGCGAGTCCTCGGCCCCGTTCGACCGCGCCATCGTGTTGCTCGCCTCGAGTTCGAGCAGGTGGGTGTGGACGAGCAGGTCGGGGTACTCGTCCGCGAGGTCGGCGGTGCGTTCCCACAGCTCGCGGGTACAGGACCAGTCGTCGTGGGGATCGATCGTCGCCCGGATGCGGCCGTCGTAACTGCCGTGGTACTCGTCGACGAACTCGCGGGCGCGGTCGAACTGCTCGTCGACGGGGACGTCCCAGAAGAGGTCGGAGAGCGCCGGCCCGAAGAACCCGCGGAGCCCGGCCTCGCCGAACGTCTCCGCGCCCGCGCTCGGCCGGACGTCCATCGAGTTGACGGTGGTGACGCCGCCGGCGAGGAAGTTGAGCGCGGCGAGCTCGTATCCCGCCTCGGTGAGGTAGGCGTACTCGCCCTCGGCGACGTGTCTGAAGACGGCGGTCATCCCGCCCATCATCTCCGACAGGTCGAGGTCGCTGAACGCGCCGATCAGCGGCGTCAGTTCGAGGTGGGTGTGGGCGTTGACCAGCCCCGGCATCACGAGCTTGCCCTCGCCGTCGACGACGCGGTCGGCCGCGACGTCCGGATCGTCGTCTCGTGACGCTCGCACCTCCGTAATGCGACCGTCCTCGACGACGACGGTCCCGCGTTCGTAGAGTCGATTCCTGTCGTCGACCGTGAGCACGTGCGCGTCGTGGATCGCGATGTCGGCCGTCATCCGTTTCACCTGTCGGGCGAACTCCCACAGGCGTTGTCATCTCGTCGTCCGGGACCTCCCGGTGCTCCCCACCAGCGGCTCCGAGAGCGACTGGCAGCGATCTCGGAAAAGCGGGTCGCACAGAGGGGATCCGCGCGGCCTCGAAGTACCGCACACCCGGTCCGCGCCCCCTCGGATTCGGTATAGCGATATACAGTTTATGCGTTCGGCCGGCGACACCGTCCGTCGCTCGTTTCCGACGGCGCTCACGCCAGCAGCGAGTAGATGTTCGCCTCGTAGACGTCCCGGACGCGGTCGCCCCAGTCGTGAGTGTAGGTGTCGATGACGTCCTGTGCCACGTCGCCTCGGAGGTACTTGACGACCCCCCGTTCGCCGGTCCTGTCCCGGAGGTGCGTGGTGAAGAAGTGCCTGAAGTAGTGGGGCGTGACGTTCTCTTCGGCTCCGCCGCCGTCCCGGTACCACCCGTGGTCGCGGGCGTGGGTCTCGACGACGTGGTGGACCATATCGGGGGTCAGCCGCTGGCCCCACTGTCCGGACGTCGAGACGAACAGCGGCCGAGCGTCCGAGCGGGTGTCCGGCCGAATGGCGAGCCAGCGTCGCAACACGCGGCTCAGTTCCCCGTCGACGGGAACCGTGGTGTCGCGCTTGCGCTTGTTCGAGGCGCTGCGTTCCTCGCCGTTGACGACGGCTCCGCGTGTCGGTTTCGCGGCGACGTAGAGCGAGTCCGGTCGCCCGTCCAGACTGGCACGAACCGGGACGTCGGGTCGCGGACCGGGCCGCTCGAGGTTGAGGTCCCGCAGATCGAGGTTACAGAGTTCCCCGACCCGCATCCCGGTCTTGAGAAGGGTCACGATCACCGCGCGTTCCAGCGGGTGGCCGACCTCGGCCACGAACGCTCGCATCGCGGGGACGTCGATCTCACGGCGCGTCGGATCGGTGTTGATCGACTCGTCCATCTCCTCCATCACGAGGGTCATCGGGTTGCTGTCGAACGTCTCGACCTGTGTCATGTACGCGTAGAACCGATGCAGGTAGGACGCGTACGTCGCGACCGTGCTCTCGCTCTTCTCGCCGCGGAGGCCGTGAACGTAGGCCATACAGTCCCGGTGTGAGGCGTCCCGGACCGGAACCGGCTGCCCACCCTCGGCGAGGAACGCCTCGAAGTCCCGCAGGACGCGCTCGTAGAACGCCCGCGTCCGGTCGCTCTTCCCGTGGTACGTGATGTCGTCGAGGAAGTACTCGATCGGGTCTTCGTTCGCGTCGGTGGCCGCTGTCTCGGAACTCATTCGTCGAGGACGTACCCCCCGTGGCGACCGCTGTACCGGACCCGGCCGGACGACTGGAGCTCCTGGAG from Haloarcula litorea encodes:
- a CDS encoding amidohydrolase family protein, producing MTADIAIHDAHVLTVDDRNRLYERGTVVVEDGRITEVRASRDDDPDVAADRVVDGEGKLVMPGLVNAHTHLELTPLIGAFSDLDLSEMMGGMTAVFRHVAEGEYAYLTEAGYELAALNFLAGGVTTVNSMDVRPSAGAETFGEAGLRGFFGPALSDLFWDVPVDEQFDRAREFVDEYHGSYDGRIRATIDPHDDWSCTRELWERTADLADEYPDLLVHTHLLELEASNTMARSNGAEDSLALLDDVGLLDDRLVAAHFRLADDEDVRRTAEADASVAHCPSIFCYWNTGGDVQWTPVPELRAAGVDVGLGIDDHYWHDSYDMFGEARQARLAANLKRSAGQYDSMELVRMLTIEGAEALGVGDEIGSIESGKRADLIVLDVEKPKFTPLTNVPAQVANNAAPADVETVVVDGEVLMADGVVETMDAEAVCERAESAVDRFASETDWELGIGGSEPPSKTSIARDLPKRGPAQLLGRLAFQSVRDEFPF
- a CDS encoding tyrosine-type recombinase/integrase; this translates as MSSETAATDANEDPIEYFLDDITYHGKSDRTRAFYERVLRDFEAFLAEGGQPVPVRDASHRDCMAYVHGLRGEKSESTVATYASYLHRFYAYMTQVETFDSNPMTLVMEEMDESINTDPTRREIDVPAMRAFVAEVGHPLERAVIVTLLKTGMRVGELCNLDLRDLNLERPGPRPDVPVRASLDGRPDSLYVAAKPTRGAVVNGEERSASNKRKRDTTVPVDGELSRVLRRWLAIRPDTRSDARPLFVSTSGQWGQRLTPDMVHHVVETHARDHGWYRDGGGAEENVTPHYFRHFFTTHLRDRTGERGVVKYLRGDVAQDVIDTYTHDWGDRVRDVYEANIYSLLA